The Stratiformator vulcanicus genome has a segment encoding these proteins:
- the hemW gene encoding radical SAM family heme chaperone HemW — protein sequence MSLPRSVYIHVPFCRHRCGYCDFTLVAGRDDLIGDYLSALKRELQSIDKPIEVDTMFLGGGTPTHLPNERLCELIGVLRSRFSLAPGYEWSIEANPRDLLDADKLTSLAGSGINRISLGVQSFNSSELSILERDHDGGIVREVTAAIRESIPNVALDLIFGVPGQTLTDWKSTLDEAVQLRPRHLSTYGLTFEKGTSFWTRRAKGTLSPVPEELEREMYAHAIGQLTEAGYRHYEISNFAQPGFECRHNLGYWNAKPYLAFGPGAASYIDGVRRSNHRSVFTWLKRMESGHSPVAEEERLKPEQAARELIMLGLRMVDGLDLDEFRGRTGFDLIELGGATLQHQLREQLLEQRGSRIRLTNAGRFVADSVVSDLL from the coding sequence GTGTCATTGCCGCGTTCGGTCTATATTCACGTTCCGTTCTGCCGGCACCGCTGCGGATATTGTGACTTCACACTCGTTGCCGGTCGCGATGATCTTATTGGCGACTATCTCTCAGCCTTAAAGCGAGAGTTGCAGTCGATCGATAAGCCGATTGAAGTCGATACAATGTTTTTGGGCGGGGGAACTCCGACGCACTTGCCGAACGAGCGACTGTGTGAGTTGATCGGTGTCCTCCGGTCCCGCTTTTCGCTTGCTCCCGGGTATGAGTGGAGCATTGAAGCCAATCCCCGCGACTTGCTCGACGCAGACAAATTGACGTCGCTGGCCGGGTCGGGCATTAATCGTATTAGCTTGGGTGTTCAATCATTTAACTCGAGCGAGCTTTCAATATTAGAACGTGATCACGACGGCGGCATCGTCCGCGAAGTCACCGCTGCGATTCGCGAATCGATCCCGAATGTCGCTCTCGATCTGATTTTTGGAGTGCCGGGACAGACACTGACTGATTGGAAGTCGACCCTCGACGAAGCGGTGCAATTGCGACCGCGGCACCTCTCCACCTACGGCCTTACATTCGAAAAAGGGACCAGCTTTTGGACGCGGCGGGCGAAAGGCACGCTCTCGCCGGTGCCCGAAGAATTAGAGCGCGAGATGTATGCCCACGCGATCGGTCAACTGACTGAAGCGGGATATCGGCATTATGAAATCTCGAACTTCGCTCAGCCGGGATTCGAATGCCGACACAATCTCGGATATTGGAATGCAAAGCCTTACCTGGCTTTTGGGCCGGGAGCGGCGAGCTATATTGATGGGGTTCGCCGCTCGAACCATCGCAGCGTTTTTACGTGGTTGAAGCGAATGGAGTCAGGGCACTCGCCGGTCGCTGAAGAGGAACGCTTAAAACCTGAGCAGGCGGCCCGCGAATTAATCATGCTGGGTTTGCGCATGGTCGACGGCCTGGACCTCGACGAATTTCGCGGAAGAACCGGCTTCGATCTGATTGAACTGGGAGGAGCGACGCTTCAGCATCAGCTTCGCGAGCAGTTGCTCGAACAACGCGGTTCCCGCATCCGTCTGACCAATGCCGGGCGCTTCGTGGCGGACTCGGTCGTCTCCGATCTGCTTTAG
- a CDS encoding AAA family ATPase: MERSACRPAESPEEQPAETTCHQLIGPLVSTAELTSPLRQFEETVASVLLGKPRPIRLAVVCLLADGHILIEDSPGVGKTSLAKSIAKGLAGTFTRLQFTPDMLPSDILGASLFMPNMGEFEFRRGPIFTNVLLADEINRTTPRTQSALLEAMSEHQVSVEGRTYPLEDPFFVIATQNPFESEGTYPLPENQLDRFMICTDIGYPDRQFEKQALEQHRRGEPVEVVEPAISGDELQRLKAAVRDVTVEDSINDYLLDIVEATRNHDELQLGVSTRGILTLYRAVQAYAYCEGRTFVTPDDVKELAVPVLAHRIVCKSILRERQRDRSRAIIHQILDEVAVPS; the protein is encoded by the coding sequence ATGGAACGGTCTGCATGCAGACCGGCTGAATCGCCGGAAGAACAACCGGCCGAGACCACCTGCCACCAATTGATCGGGCCTCTTGTGTCGACTGCCGAACTTACTTCTCCGCTACGACAGTTCGAAGAGACCGTCGCCAGCGTGCTGTTGGGAAAGCCGCGGCCGATTCGATTGGCGGTCGTCTGCCTGCTCGCCGACGGTCACATTCTGATCGAAGACTCGCCCGGCGTCGGTAAGACGTCGCTGGCGAAATCGATCGCGAAAGGGCTCGCCGGCACGTTCACCCGGCTGCAATTTACCCCCGACATGCTGCCCAGCGACATTCTGGGGGCGAGCCTGTTCATGCCGAATATGGGGGAATTCGAATTCCGCCGCGGACCGATCTTCACAAATGTGTTGTTGGCCGACGAAATCAATCGCACCACGCCGCGGACGCAAAGCGCGCTGCTGGAAGCGATGAGCGAGCATCAGGTCTCGGTCGAAGGACGGACATACCCGCTCGAAGACCCGTTCTTTGTCATCGCGACGCAGAATCCCTTCGAGTCCGAAGGCACCTATCCGCTGCCGGAGAACCAACTCGACCGATTCATGATCTGTACGGATATCGGCTATCCCGACCGCCAATTCGAAAAGCAGGCGTTGGAGCAGCATCGACGGGGCGAACCGGTCGAAGTCGTGGAACCTGCGATCAGCGGCGACGAATTGCAGCGGCTCAAAGCCGCTGTGCGTGACGTCACCGTCGAGGACAGTATCAACGACTATTTGCTCGACATCGTCGAAGCGACGCGGAACCACGACGAGTTGCAACTCGGCGTCAGTACCCGCGGCATCTTGACGCTGTACCGCGCGGTGCAAGCATATGCCTATTGCGAAGGTCGGACGTTCGTTACGCCCGACGACGTCAAGGAACTTGCGGTGCCGGTCTTGGCGCATCGGATCGTCTGTAAGAGCATCTTGCGCGAACGACAGCGTGACCGGTCGCGGGCGATCATCCATCAGATCCTCGACGAGGTCGCCGTCCCCAGTTAA
- the trpB gene encoding tryptophan synthase subunit beta, protein MSASTPVATPASSAVPDASGRFGEYGRRFVPETLMFALEQLTEEYAKAQADPEFQAELDGLLKDFVGRATPLYFAERLTEKCGGAKIWFKREDLNHTGAHKINNSLGQLLLTRRMGKNRVIAETGAGQHGVATATACARFGIPCTVFMGEEDVRRQKLNVFRMKLMGAEVCPVTSGSKTLKDATNEAMRDWMATVESTHYIIGSVVGPHPFPMMVRDFQAVIGRETREQCLEKFGSLPQEIVACVGGGSNAAGIFYPFVEDDDVKLTGVEAGGRGITPGEHASTLSFGKPGVLHGSFSYVLQNDDGQTSDVHSVSAGLDYPGVGPEHSYWKDTERVDYYNVTDADALEAFQQCSQLEGIIPAVETAHAIAHVMKAAAERGPDEHVVLCLSGRGDKDVNEVARLLGQEI, encoded by the coding sequence ATGTCCGCTTCGACACCCGTCGCGACTCCTGCATCCTCCGCCGTGCCCGATGCGTCCGGTCGTTTCGGCGAGTACGGCCGGCGTTTTGTACCTGAAACGCTAATGTTCGCCCTCGAACAACTCACCGAGGAGTACGCCAAAGCACAGGCCGATCCGGAATTCCAAGCCGAACTCGATGGCTTACTCAAAGACTTCGTCGGACGGGCGACGCCGCTGTATTTCGCCGAGCGGCTCACCGAAAAGTGCGGCGGGGCGAAAATCTGGTTCAAACGCGAAGACCTCAACCACACCGGCGCCCACAAAATCAACAACTCGCTGGGGCAGCTCCTGTTGACGCGGCGGATGGGCAAGAATCGCGTGATCGCGGAAACCGGGGCCGGTCAGCACGGCGTCGCCACCGCGACCGCCTGCGCCCGTTTCGGCATTCCGTGCACCGTCTTTATGGGGGAGGAAGACGTTCGTCGGCAAAAGCTGAACGTCTTCCGAATGAAACTGATGGGTGCCGAAGTCTGTCCGGTCACTTCCGGTTCCAAGACGCTCAAGGATGCAACTAACGAAGCCATGCGCGATTGGATGGCGACGGTCGAGTCGACGCACTATATCATCGGCTCCGTCGTAGGGCCGCACCCGTTTCCGATGATGGTCCGCGACTTTCAAGCGGTCATCGGCCGCGAAACACGCGAGCAGTGCCTTGAGAAGTTCGGTTCACTTCCGCAGGAAATCGTCGCCTGCGTCGGGGGCGGATCGAACGCGGCGGGAATCTTCTATCCGTTCGTTGAAGACGACGACGTCAAATTAACCGGCGTGGAAGCAGGAGGTCGAGGCATCACCCCCGGCGAACACGCCAGTACGCTCAGCTTCGGCAAACCGGGCGTGCTGCACGGCAGTTTTTCATATGTTTTGCAAAACGACGACGGGCAAACGTCCGACGTGCATTCGGTCTCCGCCGGGCTCGACTACCCCGGCGTCGGCCCTGAGCACAGCTACTGGAAGGACACGGAGCGGGTCGATTATTACAATGTGACCGACGCCGACGCGTTGGAGGCCTTCCAGCAGTGCAGCCAACTCGAAGGCATCATCCCCGCCGTCGAAACCGCCCACGCCATCGCCCACGTGATGAAAGCCGCCGCGGAACGCGGCCCCGATGAGCACGTCGTGCTGTGTTTGTCTGGTCGGGGGGATAAAGACGTCAATGAAGTGGCCCGACTGTTGGGGCAAGAAATTTAA
- a CDS encoding phytanoyl-CoA dioxygenase family protein translates to MASDKEFKAVPDGDALATMERDLRFHKIRNDDPTVLSEDQIERFNREGYLRPFRVFGENEISEIRSYFDELLQKYLAEGKDSYSISTAHLKHGRVYDILKKPEIVALVKDLLGDDVVGWGSHFFCKMPHDGKSVAWHQDASYWPLSPSKAVTVWLAIDDADAGNANMRFIAGSHHYGHMTFRPSGSHEQNVLNQTIDHPEQYGTPVDDPLLAGECSIHSDLLLHGSEANESDRRRCALTLRYAAADVRAGMDWNEKGVIVSGSDPSGHWKNPPRPDAE, encoded by the coding sequence ATGGCATCGGACAAAGAATTCAAAGCAGTTCCCGACGGTGACGCGCTCGCGACAATGGAACGCGACTTGCGATTTCACAAAATCAGAAATGATGATCCAACGGTACTTTCCGAAGATCAAATCGAGCGGTTCAACCGCGAGGGTTATCTGCGTCCTTTTCGGGTCTTCGGCGAAAATGAAATTTCTGAGATTCGATCCTATTTCGACGAATTGCTTCAGAAATATCTTGCGGAGGGAAAGGATAGTTATTCGATTAGCACCGCGCATTTAAAGCATGGCCGCGTCTATGACATTTTAAAGAAGCCGGAGATCGTCGCACTCGTGAAAGACCTGCTGGGCGACGATGTCGTGGGGTGGGGGTCGCATTTCTTTTGTAAGATGCCGCATGATGGCAAGAGCGTGGCGTGGCACCAGGACGCCAGCTACTGGCCGCTGTCACCATCGAAGGCGGTGACGGTCTGGCTCGCGATTGATGATGCCGACGCCGGGAATGCGAATATGCGATTTATTGCCGGAAGTCATCATTATGGCCACATGACCTTTCGCCCCAGCGGCTCGCATGAGCAAAACGTCCTCAATCAGACGATTGATCATCCCGAACAATATGGGACGCCGGTCGATGATCCCCTATTGGCCGGCGAGTGTTCCATTCATTCCGACTTGCTTCTTCACGGATCGGAAGCGAACGAATCGGATCGCCGGCGATGCGCGTTGACGCTGCGATACGCGGCAGCTGATGTCCGCGCCGGAATGGACTGGAATGAAAAGGGCGTGATCGTCTCGGGTTCCGATCCGAGCGGACATTGGAAAAATCCGCCGCGGCCCGATGCAGAATAG
- a CDS encoding type II toxin-antitoxin system RelE/ParE family toxin: MASVELDPIAQADIDRIYDYLGDASRSPAAADRLVDDMTQKSQIYAENPLLGTDHSDLRPALRSFTFGTPHNRNGWVAFYRTIDGGIEILRIFRGTESYDSEF; encoded by the coding sequence ATGGCATCAGTTGAACTTGATCCAATCGCTCAGGCCGATATCGACCGAATCTATGACTATCTCGGCGACGCGTCTCGCAGTCCTGCTGCAGCCGATCGACTTGTCGACGATATGACGCAAAAGTCGCAAATTTACGCCGAGAATCCCCTCCTCGGTACCGATCACTCGGACTTGCGACCGGCCCTACGCTCCTTCACATTCGGCACACCGCACAACCGCAACGGCTGGGTCGCGTTTTACCGCACGATTGACGGCGGCATCGAAATCCTGCGAATCTTCAGGGGCACTGAGAGTTACGATTCCGAATTTTGA
- a CDS encoding RluA family pseudouridine synthase, translating to MSEPIVPPQSPGSDTAGAEPRHHHRVEDADAGSRVDHFLASRYPDLSRSLLQKSIRDSNVRLNGEKTKPGHRLRSGDQIDLALPEPPAATIPAEPLPLSILHEDDSLVVLDKAAGVIVHPGRGNPSGTLAAGLQYHFDRLSDAGGVHRPGIVHRLDRDTTGVLVVAKDNQTHHRLSRQFERREVSKEYWAIVRGSVAFDSDWIETHIRVHSAQREKMQVSGPGGDAREAATFYEVIERFAGYTLMRLRPKSGRTHQLRVHMQHLGHPIVADKVYGGGGTVKRSEFHLEPAHAPVIKRQCLHARRLEFSHPVSEERVAFEAELPPDFMELLSLLRAGETGAEQ from the coding sequence ATGTCTGAGCCGATAGTACCGCCGCAATCGCCGGGGTCGGACACGGCTGGTGCGGAACCTCGGCATCATCATCGTGTCGAAGACGCCGATGCCGGAAGTCGCGTCGATCATTTTCTGGCGAGCCGGTATCCCGATCTCAGTCGATCGTTGCTGCAAAAGTCGATTCGCGACTCGAACGTGCGGCTCAATGGTGAAAAAACGAAGCCCGGACACCGATTGCGATCGGGCGACCAAATCGACCTTGCGTTGCCTGAGCCTCCCGCGGCGACCATTCCCGCTGAACCGCTGCCGCTGAGCATCCTTCACGAGGACGACTCTCTCGTCGTCCTCGACAAGGCCGCTGGCGTGATCGTTCATCCGGGACGCGGAAATCCCTCCGGCACACTGGCCGCCGGGCTGCAATATCACTTCGACCGGCTCAGTGACGCCGGCGGCGTGCACCGACCCGGAATTGTGCATCGATTAGACCGCGACACGACCGGCGTCCTCGTAGTTGCCAAAGACAATCAGACGCACCATCGACTCAGCCGACAGTTTGAACGCCGCGAGGTGTCAAAGGAATACTGGGCCATCGTCCGTGGGTCGGTCGCATTCGATAGTGACTGGATCGAGACACACATTCGCGTTCACTCCGCACAGCGCGAGAAAATGCAGGTGTCCGGCCCCGGCGGCGACGCCCGCGAAGCGGCTACCTTTTACGAGGTAATCGAACGATTTGCCGGCTACACATTGATGCGACTGCGACCGAAGTCCGGCCGGACTCACCAATTACGCGTTCACATGCAGCACCTCGGGCATCCCATTGTCGCGGACAAAGTCTACGGCGGAGGCGGGACCGTCAAACGGAGTGAATTTCATCTGGAGCCGGCCCACGCCCCCGTCATCAAACGCCAGTGTCTGCACGCTCGTCGGCTCGAATTCAGCCATCCCGTGAGTGAAGAGCGTGTTGCATTCGAGGCCGAATTGCCGCCAGACTTTATGGAGTTACTTTCCCTGCTGCGGGCTGGTGAGACCGGTGCCGAGCAGTAA
- a CDS encoding protein-disulfide reductase DsbD domain-containing protein: MRSFSNRIVYVGLIGLAVGCAVGSDANAQRDDKTSSDRDDSIVLAAGDDSGLVTSRVFLSTDRLPAGQTVPFAVVLDIDRGWHINANPASPAFLVPTAIAIKSKLGTKLADMKYPKGEPIRVAGIDEPLMTYDGKVILFGKLKIPADAAGKKETIAVGVRYQACDDQECRRPETKSLNGTISVARPGEKVRPINDKLFRPQAARERQSN; this comes from the coding sequence ATGCGTTCATTCAGTAATCGGATTGTCTACGTCGGGCTGATCGGCCTCGCGGTCGGCTGTGCCGTCGGAAGCGACGCCAACGCCCAGCGCGACGACAAGACTTCGAGTGACCGAGATGACTCGATCGTTCTGGCAGCGGGCGACGATAGTGGCTTGGTAACGAGCCGGGTCTTCCTGTCGACCGATCGACTGCCTGCCGGTCAAACCGTCCCGTTTGCCGTCGTTCTCGATATCGATCGTGGATGGCATATCAACGCGAACCCGGCCAGCCCGGCTTTTCTAGTGCCCACGGCCATCGCCATTAAGTCAAAGTTGGGCACCAAACTGGCTGATATGAAGTATCCAAAAGGCGAACCGATCCGCGTCGCCGGCATCGACGAGCCGCTAATGACTTACGACGGCAAGGTCATTTTGTTCGGCAAGCTGAAAATTCCGGCCGATGCCGCGGGCAAGAAAGAGACGATTGCCGTCGGAGTCCGCTATCAGGCTTGCGACGATCAGGAATGTCGTCGTCCGGAAACGAAGAGCCTCAACGGAACGATCTCGGTCGCCCGCCCCGGCGAGAAAGTCCGGCCAATCAACGACAAGCTCTTCCGGCCGCAAGCGGCGCGAGAACGCCAGTCGAATTAG
- the trpA gene encoding tryptophan synthase subunit alpha yields the protein MSSTIAETFKSAKRGNRLAFMPFVTAGDPDIGTTIDVVRALSEQGVDLIEVGFPYSDPIADGPVIQASYFRALGNGITIDRIFDAFAEVKDEVKPVRVSMASFSLMHRYGLEKFLRRASESGFSGCIIPDLPGDESAEVAERTREAGLDLIQLVSPLTPPARVERIVKSCSGFVYCISVAGTTGERDGLDPKLAGHLKTLREKTDVPLAVGFGISKPDQVAMLKGQADGVIVGSAIVRRFEKFDGGNRDVVLEEIADYAKSMVEACRDS from the coding sequence ATGTCGTCGACCATTGCTGAAACTTTCAAATCCGCGAAGCGGGGGAACCGCCTCGCCTTCATGCCGTTCGTGACCGCGGGCGATCCCGATATCGGGACCACAATCGACGTCGTGCGGGCGCTCTCGGAGCAGGGAGTCGATCTCATCGAAGTCGGCTTCCCCTACAGCGATCCAATCGCCGACGGCCCGGTGATTCAGGCGTCCTACTTCCGCGCCTTGGGCAACGGCATCACGATCGATCGCATCTTCGACGCCTTCGCCGAGGTCAAAGATGAAGTCAAACCGGTCCGGGTCTCGATGGCTTCGTTCTCCCTGATGCACCGCTACGGGTTGGAGAAGTTCCTCAGACGCGCATCGGAGAGCGGATTCAGCGGCTGCATTATTCCCGACCTGCCGGGCGATGAATCGGCCGAAGTCGCCGAGAGAACGAGGGAAGCCGGGCTCGACCTGATCCAACTCGTCTCGCCGCTCACGCCTCCGGCGCGTGTGGAACGCATCGTCAAATCGTGTAGCGGCTTCGTCTACTGCATCTCAGTAGCCGGGACGACCGGAGAGCGCGACGGACTTGATCCGAAACTCGCCGGTCATCTGAAAACGCTGCGTGAGAAGACTGATGTGCCGCTCGCTGTCGGCTTCGGCATCAGCAAACCTGATCAAGTGGCGATGCTCAAGGGGCAAGCCGACGGTGTGATCGTCGGCTCCGCCATCGTTCGCCGCTTCGAGAAATTTGACGGAGGCAATCGCGACGTTGTGCTTGAAGAAATCGCTGACTACGCGAAGTCGATGGTTGAGGCGTGTCGTGATTCCTGA
- a CDS encoding tetratricopeptide repeat protein encodes MNAEERHRLHENDLEKLTERVRPVAEKYWNIVAVVVAGLLLVTALAIYFFRSQAAASSTEWGELTSALTSQVPTAEQFENIAEAYPGSPVAVWAQLNAADARLRSGLDLIFTDRDGALRDLSGAGEQYEQILADRSAPPMARERALFGSARVLEATSDGDMTRAISRYEELIETYPESVYKQISEERVASLENKSISEFYAWYAEQNPKPADLETPQDGPSLPLPAPAESTTGEVEAGSTTGTADEGPNLPEIEFPDIPAPTTESGSGAGSSGASEIEFPPLPETEAGSATGS; translated from the coding sequence ATGAATGCGGAAGAACGCCACCGGCTCCACGAGAACGATCTCGAAAAGCTGACCGAACGGGTGCGTCCCGTTGCCGAAAAATATTGGAACATCGTGGCGGTCGTCGTCGCCGGTTTGCTGCTGGTGACGGCCCTTGCGATCTATTTTTTCCGTTCGCAAGCCGCCGCTTCGTCGACCGAGTGGGGGGAACTGACCTCCGCTTTGACGTCGCAGGTGCCGACCGCAGAGCAATTTGAGAATATCGCTGAAGCCTATCCCGGTTCTCCGGTCGCGGTCTGGGCACAGCTCAATGCGGCTGACGCCCGGCTTCGCAGCGGCCTCGATCTGATCTTCACAGACCGTGACGGTGCTTTGCGGGACCTGAGCGGCGCAGGCGAGCAATATGAGCAAATCCTTGCCGATCGTTCGGCACCGCCGATGGCGCGGGAGCGGGCTTTGTTCGGCTCGGCCCGCGTGCTGGAAGCGACTTCCGATGGTGATATGACCCGGGCGATCAGTCGCTATGAGGAACTGATCGAAACCTACCCGGAGTCGGTCTACAAGCAGATATCTGAAGAGCGGGTCGCTTCGCTGGAAAACAAATCAATCTCAGAGTTCTACGCGTGGTACGCCGAACAGAATCCGAAGCCGGCGGACCTCGAAACACCGCAGGACGGCCCGAGCCTTCCCCTGCCAGCCCCGGCAGAGAGCACGACCGGCGAGGTCGAAGCGGGTTCAACGACCGGAACGGCGGACGAAGGTCCGAACCTGCCTGAAATTGAATTCCCCGACATTCCCGCACCTACGACGGAAAGCGGAAGTGGCGCTGGGTCGTCCGGGGCCTCGGAAATCGAGTTCCCGCCACTGCCGGAGACCGAAGCCGGGTCTGCGACCGGGTCTTAG
- a CDS encoding fumarylacetoacetate hydrolase family protein translates to MLLCRLQTSLDDDAIGVVDGASVRLLDRGRGPAVETLSDILHDENPILLVESLLEHDLPPVPLGDIRLLAPVNGQEVWAAGVTYKRSQTARMEESESGASHYDRVYTADRPELFFKSLPERVVHPFEPIRARSDSKWSVPEPELALLVSPDLRIVGYSVGNDVSARDIEGENPLYLPQAKVYDQSCAIGPYVKLADQPLPLEEITIELIVKRDGTEVVHDETRLSEMARSFTDLVAWLGKEYALPQGAVLLTGTGIIPPDDFTLQDGDAVKISIAGIGELINPVIRES, encoded by the coding sequence ATGTTGCTTTGCCGTTTGCAAACTTCGTTGGATGACGATGCGATCGGCGTCGTCGATGGCGCATCAGTCCGTCTACTCGACCGCGGTCGCGGCCCGGCCGTGGAGACGCTTTCTGACATCCTGCACGACGAGAACCCGATTCTTCTCGTCGAATCGCTTCTTGAACATGACCTGCCGCCGGTGCCGCTGGGCGATATTCGGTTGCTCGCGCCGGTCAATGGACAGGAGGTCTGGGCGGCCGGAGTGACATATAAACGCAGCCAGACGGCTCGCATGGAAGAATCGGAAAGCGGCGCTTCGCATTACGATCGTGTCTATACGGCCGATCGGCCCGAATTGTTCTTTAAGTCCCTCCCCGAGCGGGTCGTGCATCCTTTTGAACCGATCCGAGCCCGCTCCGATAGTAAGTGGTCCGTGCCAGAGCCGGAACTGGCATTGCTCGTCAGCCCCGATTTGCGAATCGTCGGATACTCCGTCGGGAATGACGTCTCTGCTCGCGATATTGAAGGTGAGAATCCGCTCTATCTGCCTCAAGCGAAAGTCTACGATCAAAGCTGCGCGATCGGCCCGTATGTGAAACTGGCCGATCAGCCGCTGCCGCTCGAAGAAATTACGATTGAATTAATTGTCAAACGCGACGGCACCGAAGTCGTTCATGATGAGACGCGACTTTCGGAGATGGCCCGTTCATTTACCGATCTCGTCGCCTGGCTCGGTAAGGAATACGCGCTCCCGCAGGGTGCGGTCCTGTTGACCGGTACGGGCATTATTCCGCCGGATGATTTCACGTTACAGGACGGCGACGCCGTTAAGATTTCGATCGCCGGTATCGGCGAATTAATAAATCCCGTCATTCGCGAGTCCTGA
- the pyk gene encoding pyruvate kinase, with translation MSNEETAAAPPQRTKIVATLGPASASEKMIRKLIRAGVSVFRLNFAHGKHEWLEQVVGVIREAATELEASIALLGDLSGPKIRLNEIEGGEVCWIQGGTWEFVREAVPGNPNKLTCTYGQLIDDLEVGDLVVLADGSVINRVVEKHPDRIVCKVEQAGCVRSRQGVNLPGATLSTPSLTEKDRVDLEFACRIGLDYVGLSFVRQAEDIVDLREAITALNPAHPPQIVAKIEKVEAVSDLERILAETDGVMVARGDLGVEADLAKVPILQKRIIKMCNKRRIPVITATQMLESMIDADFPTRAEATDVCNAVLDGTDAVMLSGETAIGRHPDRVVSTMARIAREAEKAMSNAVGVNEPTDPTRNRTLEATEAVTVGAVYAAERIRADMVIVTTHGGRTALAVSKYRASFPILAVTDNAAIARRMALYWGVIPAVSEAVNERQSELMRIVIDWAKQHGIVKSGDHAVMVGSTDWGTEGHDLMLIHNVT, from the coding sequence ATGTCGAATGAAGAGACCGCTGCTGCCCCGCCTCAACGGACCAAGATTGTGGCCACCCTCGGGCCGGCTTCCGCATCCGAGAAGATGATTCGGAAGCTGATCCGAGCGGGCGTCAGCGTATTTCGCCTAAATTTCGCTCACGGGAAGCATGAATGGCTTGAGCAGGTCGTCGGCGTAATCCGAGAGGCCGCAACGGAACTTGAGGCATCGATCGCACTGCTGGGCGACTTGTCGGGGCCGAAGATTCGCCTCAACGAAATCGAAGGCGGCGAGGTTTGCTGGATTCAAGGTGGAACTTGGGAGTTCGTCCGCGAAGCGGTGCCCGGCAATCCCAACAAATTGACCTGCACCTACGGGCAACTGATCGACGACTTGGAAGTCGGTGATCTGGTCGTACTCGCCGACGGTTCGGTGATTAACCGCGTCGTAGAGAAACATCCCGACCGGATCGTCTGCAAGGTCGAGCAGGCGGGCTGTGTCCGCAGTCGACAGGGGGTCAATCTTCCGGGCGCAACGCTCAGCACGCCGAGCCTGACGGAGAAAGATCGTGTCGATCTGGAGTTCGCCTGCCGGATCGGACTCGACTATGTCGGCCTCAGTTTCGTCCGACAGGCCGAAGACATCGTTGATTTGCGGGAGGCAATTACCGCGCTGAACCCGGCTCATCCGCCCCAAATTGTGGCAAAGATTGAGAAGGTCGAGGCGGTTAGCGACCTGGAACGGATTCTCGCCGAGACCGACGGCGTGATGGTCGCGCGCGGTGACTTGGGTGTCGAAGCCGATCTCGCCAAGGTTCCGATCCTGCAAAAGCGGATCATCAAGATGTGCAACAAGCGCCGCATCCCGGTGATCACTGCGACGCAGATGCTCGAAAGTATGATCGACGCCGACTTCCCCACCCGGGCTGAGGCGACCGACGTGTGTAACGCGGTGCTCGACGGGACCGATGCGGTCATGCTCTCCGGTGAAACGGCGATCGGTCGGCATCCGGACCGGGTCGTCAGCACGATGGCTCGCATCGCCCGAGAAGCTGAAAAAGCCATGTCGAATGCGGTCGGTGTTAATGAGCCGACCGACCCGACACGGAACCGAACCCTCGAAGCGACCGAAGCGGTCACCGTTGGTGCGGTCTACGCGGCCGAGCGAATTCGGGCCGACATGGTCATTGTGACGACGCACGGCGGACGAACGGCGTTGGCGGTCTCCAAATATCGCGCTTCGTTTCCGATCCTCGCCGTCACCGACAATGCAGCGATCGCCCGCCGTATGGCGCTGTACTGGGGGGTCATCCCGGCGGTTTCCGAAGCCGTCAACGAACGCCAAAGTGAGCTGATGCGAATCGTGATCGATTGGGCAAAGCAGCATGGGATTGTGAAGTCCGGAGACCATGCCGTGATGGTCGGCAGCACCGACTGGGGAACCGAAGGCCACGATTTGATGCTCATCCATAACGTCACGTGA